The stretch of DNA CCTGGATCTGGACTGGCGCGAGTACGTGGTGCAGGACGAGCGATTCTACCGCCCCGCCGAGGTGGACCTCCTCGTGGGCGATGCGTCCAAGGCGCGCCGAGTGCTGGGCTGGGAGCCACAGGTCTCGTTTGAGGAACTGGTAAAGATGATGGTGGACGCGGACCTGGCCCTCCTGCGCCGCGAGAACGGGCTGTAGGGCCGACGGGCCGGCCGCTCGCACGATAACACCGCATAACGAGGTGCACGATATGACGACGAAGATCAAGTTCGGGACGGACGGTTGGCGGGCAATCATCGCCGAGGATTACACGTTTGACAACGTCCGCGTGTGCGCCCAGTCGGTGGCGCGCTATCTGCTGGACCGCGGCGTGGCCCAGCATGGCCTGGTGGTCGGCTACGACACGCGATTCCAGTCCGAAAACTTCGCGGCGGCAGTGGCCGAGGTCGCCGCGGCCAATGGCGTGAAGGCGTACCTGTGCGACCGCTTTGCGCCCACGCCGGTCGTCTCGTGGGGCATTCTGGACCGCAAGGCCGCCGGCGCAGTCGTCATCACCGCCAGCCATAACCCAGGCGTCTGGAACGGGTTCAAGTACAAGCCGGAATACGCCGGCTCGGCGTCGCCCGAAGTCGTAGCGGCGCTGGAAGAGCGCATAGAGGCCATCCAGGCGGGGCGGGATTCGGTGAGGCGCATGGGGCTGGACGAGGCCCGGCGCAAGGGGCTGGTGGAGATGTTTGACCCCACGCCCGCCTACTTCGCGCAGGTGGCGCGCATGGTGGATTTGGCCCCCATCAGGGCCGCTGGCCTGAATGTGGTGGTGGACGCCATGTACGGCGCGGGCATGGACTACTTCCCCCGTCTGCTGGATGGCGGGGCGACGCGCGTGTTCCAGATTCACGACGAACGCAACCCACTTTTCCCAGGACTGGATCACCCTGAGCCGATCGGCCATAACCTGCGCGCCCTGGCCGACGCCATCCGCGACCGCCGCGCCGATGTTGGCCTGGCCAACGATGGCGACGCCGACCGCATCGGCGTGGTGGACGAGCACGGGGTCTTCGTCAACCAGTTGCAGGTGTACGCGCTCCTGCTGTTGTACCTGCTGGAAGTGCGCGGGTGGCGCGGGCCTGTGGTGCGCTCCATCACCACCACCGTCATGGCCGACAAACTGGCCGCCCGCTACGGCCTGGAGGTTATCCGCACGCCCGTGGGGTTCAAGTACGTGGGCCCCGCCATGATTGAGAAGGACGCCATCATGGGCGGCGAGGAGAGCGGCGGGTTCGGCTTCCGCGGCCACATCCCCGAACGCGATGGCATTGTCGCAGGGCTGTTCATTCTGGATTTGATGGTGCAGATGGGCAAGAAGCCGTCGGAACTCATTGACTA from Chloroflexota bacterium encodes:
- a CDS encoding phosphoglucomutase/phosphomannomutase family protein, which codes for MTTKIKFGTDGWRAIIAEDYTFDNVRVCAQSVARYLLDRGVAQHGLVVGYDTRFQSENFAAAVAEVAAANGVKAYLCDRFAPTPVVSWGILDRKAAGAVVITASHNPGVWNGFKYKPEYAGSASPEVVAALEERIEAIQAGRDSVRRMGLDEARRKGLVEMFDPTPAYFAQVARMVDLAPIRAAGLNVVVDAMYGAGMDYFPRLLDGGATRVFQIHDERNPLFPGLDHPEPIGHNLRALADAIRDRRADVGLANDGDADRIGVVDEHGVFVNQLQVYALLLLYLLEVRGWRGPVVRSITTTVMADKLAARYGLEVIRTPVGFKYVGPAMIEKDAIMGGEESGGFGFRGHIPERDGIVAGLFILDLMVQMGKKPSELIDYLYSLVGPHFYDRIDASFPAEQKQAIIARVRDNIPKTLAGMKVVGLDTRDGFKMDLEDGGWALIRFSGTEPILRVYCETTRADKVQELLDEGLRLTGLER